The following are encoded in a window of Chlorocebus sabaeus isolate Y175 chromosome 22, mChlSab1.0.hap1, whole genome shotgun sequence genomic DNA:
- the CUNH3orf86 gene encoding uncharacterized protein C3orf86, with protein sequence MSRSQFGQGQKPLDMFFWVNEISGEITYSPQKADAPAVSPGSPQEKPLSWPRSMQGAPCSPQGPPAQRPAPAPPSKASLKDLGSGNPRPSAPTWGQAKAGGARSPPPFSAIPVTISSPGVTLPILGPLGPAPQPPISTSPLSPSAPWDFTCKLKNVLTGNNWFSF encoded by the coding sequence ATGTCTAGAAGTCAGTTTGGACAGGGGCAGAAACCTCTAGACATGTTTTTCTGGGTGAACGAGATAAGCGGAGAAATCACCTACTCCCCGCAGAAGGCAGATGCACCTGCTGTTTCTCCTGGGAGCCCACAAGAGAAGCCCCTATCTTGGCCCAGGAGCATGCAGGGGGCTCCTTGCAGTCCCCAGGGCCCGCCTGCACAGAGGCCTGCCCCTGCACCTCCATCTAAGGCTTCTCTGAAAGACTTAGGCTCAGGTAACCCCCGCCCGTCTGCACCGACCTGGGGCCAGGCCAAAGCCGGAGGAGCGAGGAGCCCCCCACCATTCTCAGCAATCCCTGTCACCATCTCATCACCAGGAGTGACTCTGCCCATACTCGGGCCCCTGGGACCAGCCCCTCAGCCACCAATCTCGACCTCTCCTCTCAGCCCTTCTGCACCCTGGGACTTCACCTGCAAGCTGAAAAATGTCCTTACTGGGAATAACTGGTTTTCCTTTTGA